One genomic window of Halorhabdus sp. CBA1104 includes the following:
- a CDS encoding amidohydrolase, whose protein sequence is MSDLLVTGGQILRPDMTIERADVLLDQSTGRIDAIGDVGPADDELDAAGGLVIPGLVNAHTHVAMTLLRGVADDKPLDAWLREDIWPVEAELTEADVRVGAELGLIEMIKSGTTALSDMYFDIEEIAAAVEQAGVRARLGYTAVTVGKDDEAARADVERSLEVAQEFDGAAEGRIRTTFQPHSLTTVDEASLREFVPAVNEAGLATHLHANETPDEVGPIVEAHGMRPLAYAQDIGLLARDTYVAHGVHVDDSEIELLVETDTGVAHCPASNMKLASGMAPVQDMLDAGVTVGLGTDGAASNNDLDMFDEMRDAAMLGKLAADDASAVDAASVVEMATANGAELLGFDSGRLEAGANADLAVIDLDAPHLTPAHDLLSHLAYAVRGSDVRHTVADGQVLMRDREVTVFDEEAVRREATDRAEKLVERAT, encoded by the coding sequence ATGAGCGACCTCCTCGTCACGGGCGGGCAGATACTCCGCCCGGACATGACGATCGAACGCGCTGATGTACTCCTCGATCAATCGACCGGTCGGATCGACGCGATCGGTGACGTCGGGCCCGCCGACGACGAACTCGACGCCGCGGGCGGGCTAGTCATCCCCGGGCTCGTCAACGCCCACACCCACGTCGCGATGACGTTGCTCCGAGGGGTGGCCGACGACAAGCCCTTAGACGCCTGGTTGCGAGAAGACATCTGGCCGGTCGAGGCCGAACTGACCGAAGCAGACGTTCGCGTCGGCGCGGAACTCGGACTGATCGAGATGATCAAATCCGGGACCACGGCGCTGTCGGACATGTACTTCGACATCGAAGAGATCGCCGCGGCCGTCGAACAGGCCGGCGTCCGTGCGCGACTCGGCTACACGGCCGTCACTGTCGGCAAGGACGACGAGGCAGCCCGAGCCGACGTCGAGCGGAGTCTCGAAGTCGCCCAGGAGTTCGACGGCGCGGCCGAAGGGCGGATTCGGACGACCTTCCAGCCCCACTCGCTGACGACCGTCGACGAAGCCTCTCTCCGGGAGTTCGTCCCGGCTGTCAACGAGGCGGGCCTGGCGACACACCTCCACGCCAACGAGACGCCCGACGAAGTTGGCCCGATCGTCGAGGCACACGGGATGCGGCCGCTGGCCTACGCCCAAGACATCGGATTGCTCGCGAGGGACACCTACGTCGCCCACGGCGTCCACGTCGACGACAGCGAGATCGAGTTGCTGGTCGAGACAGATACCGGCGTGGCCCACTGTCCGGCCTCGAACATGAAACTCGCCAGCGGCATGGCCCCCGTCCAGGACATGCTCGACGCTGGCGTCACCGTCGGCCTCGGCACCGACGGCGCGGCCTCGAACAACGATCTGGACATGTTCGACGAGATGCGCGATGCGGCCATGCTCGGGAAACTAGCCGCCGATGACGCCAGTGCCGTCGATGCCGCGAGCGTCGTCGAGATGGCGACCGCAAACGGGGCCGAGTTGCTCGGATTCGACTCGGGCCGCCTCGAAGCCGGCGCGAACGCCGATCTCGCCGTCATCGACCTCGACGCACCCCACCTGACGCCTGCCCACGACCTCCTCAGCCACCTCGCCTACGCCGTGCGGGGCAGCGACGTTCGTCACACCGTTGCCGACGGCCAGGTCCTCATGCGCGACCGCGAGGTCACGGTCTTCGACGAGGAGGCAGTACGCCGAGAAGCCACAGACCGGGCCGAGAAGTTGGTCGAGCGGGCCACGTGA
- a CDS encoding DUF5808 domain-containing protein, which produces MADRPQSGELFGIPYNFERPSMKRLLSAYWQPGEGMLVEKPFGIGYTLNLANWRSWLVVGLAGLLFYQQSGEDDAESTDEDAHDADEPVEVMVE; this is translated from the coding sequence ATGGCAGATAGACCGCAGTCCGGGGAACTGTTCGGCATTCCGTACAACTTCGAGCGACCGAGCATGAAGCGGTTGCTGTCCGCCTACTGGCAACCCGGCGAGGGGATGCTCGTCGAGAAACCCTTCGGTATCGGCTACACGCTCAACCTGGCGAACTGGCGTTCGTGGCTCGTCGTTGGCCTCGCCGGCCTGTTGTTCTACCAGCAGTCCGGCGAGGACGACGCGGAATCGACCGACGAGGACGCACACGACGCCGACGAACCCGTCGAAGTGATGGTCGAGTAG
- the rdgB gene encoding RdgB/HAM1 family non-canonical purine NTP pyrophosphatase has product MLRFVTGNEGKVREARDYLDEEVKQFAYDYTEIQSADLGAIAAHGARAAYREVDAPVVVEDAGLFVDVFDGFPGPYSAYVEDTLGIERVWDLVEPEDDHRAAFRSVVAYCDGSDLEAPTVREGDLPVALFAGRIEGRIVPPRGGGGFGYDPIFEVDGRTFAERTPAEKNELSHRGRALDAFATWRDA; this is encoded by the coding sequence ATGCTTCGGTTCGTCACGGGTAACGAGGGGAAAGTCCGGGAGGCCCGGGACTATCTCGACGAGGAGGTCAAACAGTTCGCCTACGACTACACTGAAATCCAGAGTGCCGATCTCGGTGCGATCGCGGCCCACGGCGCTCGTGCCGCCTATCGCGAGGTCGACGCGCCGGTCGTTGTCGAGGACGCCGGCCTGTTCGTCGACGTGTTCGATGGGTTCCCGGGGCCGTACTCGGCGTACGTCGAGGACACCCTCGGTATCGAGCGCGTCTGGGATCTGGTCGAACCGGAAGACGACCACCGTGCTGCGTTCCGATCAGTGGTCGCTTACTGCGACGGCTCCGATTTAGAGGCCCCCACCGTCCGCGAGGGTGATCTCCCGGTTGCACTCTTTGCGGGCCGTATCGAGGGACGGATCGTCCCGCCGCGGGGTGGGGGTGGCTTTGGCTACGATCCGATCTTCGAGGTCGACGGGCGAACCTTCGCCGAACGGACACCCGCCGAGAAGAACGAACTGTCCCATCGTGGTCGGGCGCTCGACGCGTTCGCCACCTGGCGAGACGCCTGA
- a CDS encoding universal stress protein: MEQGLFVVIERSDAEQELLAEAAAFSECEDSPLVVLRLLTSEDVEAVESTELTSDIDRAQFEDPVDHQFEEETTAFVEDSLDGAEPTHEVDIRIGSEGDRARAILDAAADHDCDHVFLVGKRRSPTGKALFGDLTQEIILDFDGSITLSME, from the coding sequence ATGGAGCAAGGGTTATTCGTCGTCATCGAGAGGAGCGATGCGGAACAGGAATTGTTAGCAGAGGCCGCCGCCTTCAGCGAGTGTGAAGACTCACCACTCGTCGTACTGCGACTGCTGACCTCTGAAGACGTCGAAGCGGTCGAGTCGACGGAGCTGACGAGTGACATCGACCGGGCCCAATTCGAGGATCCGGTCGACCACCAGTTCGAGGAGGAGACAACGGCCTTCGTGGAGGACTCACTCGACGGGGCCGAGCCGACCCACGAGGTCGATATCCGGATCGGATCCGAAGGCGATCGGGCGAGGGCCATCCTCGATGCGGCGGCGGATCACGACTGCGACCACGTGTTCCTCGTAGGCAAACGACGCTCGCCGACCGGAAAAGCGCTCTTTGGCGACCTGACCCAGGAAATCATCCTGGATTTCGATGGCTCGATCACGCTCTCGATGGAGTGA
- a CDS encoding 30S ribosomal protein S27ae has product MARYDFYNEDGTTDQETCPRCGDAFLAEHSDRTHCGRCGYTEWH; this is encoded by the coding sequence ATGGCGCGATACGACTTCTACAACGAAGACGGCACGACCGATCAAGAGACCTGTCCGCGGTGTGGCGACGCGTTCCTCGCCGAGCACAGCGACCGCACACACTGTGGCCGCTGTGGCTACACCGAGTGGCACTAA
- a CDS encoding ribbon-helix-helix protein, CopG family, with product MEDIFADMAEVTVEFDEETIEAIEEKAFQDHRDNREAAIRECLDQWLKQREE from the coding sequence ATGGAAGACATCTTCGCGGACATGGCGGAAGTGACCGTCGAGTTCGACGAGGAGACGATCGAGGCTATCGAAGAGAAGGCATTCCAGGACCATCGAGACAACCGCGAAGCTGCGATCCGGGAGTGTCTCGACCAGTGGCTCAAACAGCGCGAGGAGTGA
- a CDS encoding ABC transporter ATP-binding protein: protein MDTTTDPESVVSLTGVRKEYELGGTVTALDGLDLTLAPGSYTAVMGPSGSGKSTLLNLVGALDTPTAGTVRVDGVDVAELSERGRAQLRGTEIGFIFQTFNLMPRLTATENVALPLVFAEWARSERTERAETLLKQVGLGDRLDHMPQELSGGQRQRVAIARALAAEPALVLADEPTGNVDTETGEEIMSLFADAHASGNTILLVTHERRIAEHADRIVHVRDGVRERTESLGGAD, encoded by the coding sequence ATGGACACTACCACGGACCCCGAGTCGGTCGTCTCCCTTACCGGGGTTCGCAAGGAGTACGAACTCGGTGGGACGGTGACGGCCTTAGACGGCCTCGACCTGACGCTGGCGCCCGGCTCGTATACGGCAGTTATGGGGCCAAGCGGCTCCGGGAAGAGCACGTTGTTGAATCTCGTTGGCGCTCTCGATACGCCCACGGCTGGGACCGTTCGCGTCGACGGGGTGGACGTCGCGGAGCTGTCGGAACGTGGGCGAGCACAGCTTCGTGGTACCGAGATCGGCTTCATCTTCCAGACGTTCAACCTCATGCCCCGACTGACAGCCACGGAGAACGTGGCACTCCCACTCGTGTTCGCCGAGTGGGCGCGATCCGAGCGCACCGAGCGTGCCGAGACGCTACTCAAACAGGTCGGCCTCGGCGATCGACTCGATCACATGCCACAGGAACTCAGTGGGGGACAACGCCAGCGTGTCGCCATCGCGAGGGCGCTTGCGGCCGAGCCAGCCCTCGTCTTAGCCGACGAACCGACCGGGAACGTCGACACTGAGACTGGCGAGGAGATCATGTCGCTGTTCGCAGACGCCCACGCGTCGGGCAACACGATTCTGCTGGTGACCCACGAACGCCGGATCGCCGAACATGCCGACCGGATCGTCCACGTCCGGGACGGCGTCCGTGAGCGAACCGAGTCCCTCGGAGGTGCGGATTGA
- a CDS encoding adenosylhomocysteinase, whose amino-acid sequence MSQPISERVDDPNAKREAGRRKIEWAREHMPICATLREEFEAEQPLAGETVGMAMHVEATTAVLAETIAAGGAEVAITGCNPLSTHDDVSVALDAQESITSYAERGVEDEAYYGAIDAVLEHEPTITVDDGADLVFRVHEEYPELIDSIVGGCEETTTGVHRLRSMDDDGALEYPMFAVNDTPMKRLFDNVHGTGESSLVSIELTTNLSIAGKTVVVGGYGQCGKGVATKARGMNADVIVTEIEPRQALKAHMEGFRVMPMAEAAKEGDIFVTTTGNRDVITREDFEQMDDGVILSNAGHFDVEINLEDLKDMAEEVVDARDGVRGYVLPDGRQLNVLAEGRLVNLASPVAEGHPVEVMDQSFAIQAVSAREMVQNGDEYGAGVHNVPDRLDREVAEVKLDAEGVRFDELTDAQREYMESWQHGT is encoded by the coding sequence ATGAGTCAACCGATCAGCGAGCGAGTCGACGACCCAAATGCCAAGCGCGAAGCTGGCCGCCGGAAAATCGAGTGGGCACGCGAGCACATGCCGATCTGTGCGACCCTCCGCGAGGAATTCGAGGCCGAACAGCCCCTTGCCGGCGAGACGGTCGGGATGGCGATGCACGTCGAAGCGACCACCGCAGTCCTGGCCGAGACGATCGCCGCCGGTGGGGCCGAGGTCGCCATCACGGGCTGTAATCCGCTCTCGACCCACGACGACGTCAGCGTCGCCCTCGACGCCCAGGAATCGATTACCTCTTATGCCGAGCGTGGCGTCGAGGACGAAGCCTACTACGGCGCGATCGACGCCGTCCTCGAACACGAACCGACGATCACGGTCGACGACGGCGCGGACCTTGTGTTCCGCGTTCACGAGGAGTACCCGGAGCTCATCGACTCGATCGTCGGCGGGTGTGAGGAGACGACCACGGGCGTCCACCGCTTGCGGTCGATGGACGACGACGGGGCCTTGGAATACCCGATGTTCGCCGTCAACGACACGCCGATGAAGCGGCTGTTCGACAACGTCCACGGGACCGGCGAGTCGAGCCTCGTCTCGATCGAACTGACGACGAACCTCTCGATCGCCGGCAAGACGGTCGTCGTCGGCGGATACGGTCAGTGTGGGAAAGGCGTCGCCACGAAGGCCCGCGGGATGAACGCCGACGTGATCGTCACCGAGATCGAGCCCCGGCAGGCCCTGAAAGCACACATGGAGGGCTTTCGCGTCATGCCGATGGCCGAGGCCGCAAAAGAAGGCGATATCTTCGTGACGACGACGGGCAACCGGGACGTGATCACCCGCGAAGACTTCGAGCAGATGGACGACGGCGTCATTCTGTCCAACGCCGGCCACTTCGACGTCGAGATCAACCTCGAAGACCTGAAAGACATGGCCGAGGAGGTCGTCGACGCACGGGACGGCGTTCGTGGGTACGTCCTGCCCGACGGCCGGCAGTTGAACGTCCTCGCCGAGGGACGCCTCGTCAATCTCGCCTCACCAGTCGCCGAGGGCCACCCCGTCGAAGTCATGGACCAGAGCTTCGCGATCCAAGCCGTCAGCGCCCGTGAGATGGTACAAAACGGCGACGAATACGGGGCCGGCGTCCACAACGTCCCCGATCGCCTCGACCGGGAAGTCGCGGAGGTCAAACTCGACGCCGAAGGTGTCCGCTTCGACGAGTTGACCGACGCACAGCGTGAGTACATGGAGTCCTGGCAGCACGGCACCTGA
- a CDS encoding helical backbone metal receptor, producing the protein MQRIVSLAPSATAIVRALGRDEQLVGVTAHCGLEEVSQIGGWLNPDVGAIAELDPDLLLTNDSLQAELRDELRDRGFDVAHEEPTTLDDVLTSFRTIGDAIGRPDRGARLEQRAREYVAAVDAATPDGEDRPVVYCEEWGEPPMAAGNWVPEAVRVAGGRYPFVESGERSREITGTTVEDVDPDHAIVHHCGAAEPTVAPLEARDWEIDATLQAIDDSLLNQPSPTLLAGIERLARVIGGVAPGELPRKPRTVDG; encoded by the coding sequence ATGCAGCGGATCGTCTCGCTGGCCCCGAGTGCCACGGCAATCGTCCGGGCGCTGGGTCGCGACGAGCAACTGGTCGGCGTCACAGCCCATTGCGGGCTCGAAGAGGTATCTCAGATCGGCGGGTGGCTGAACCCGGACGTTGGAGCCATCGCCGAGCTGGATCCAGACCTGCTCCTCACGAACGACTCATTACAGGCAGAGTTGCGAGACGAGCTGCGCGACCGCGGGTTCGATGTCGCTCACGAGGAGCCGACCACTCTCGATGACGTCTTGACCTCGTTTCGGACGATTGGTGACGCGATCGGCCGGCCGGACCGCGGGGCACGTCTCGAACAGCGCGCCAGGGAGTACGTCGCGGCAGTCGACGCGGCGACGCCCGACGGCGAGGATCGGCCGGTCGTCTACTGTGAAGAATGGGGAGAGCCACCGATGGCCGCCGGCAACTGGGTGCCAGAGGCCGTCCGCGTCGCCGGCGGTCGCTATCCGTTCGTCGAGTCGGGCGAGCGCTCCCGGGAGATCACCGGGACGACAGTCGAAGACGTCGATCCCGATCACGCGATCGTCCACCACTGTGGAGCCGCCGAACCGACGGTCGCTCCGCTGGAAGCGCGCGACTGGGAGATCGACGCGACGCTGCAGGCGATCGACGACTCACTGCTGAATCAGCCCAGCCCGACCCTGCTTGCGGGAATCGAGCGATTGGCGAGGGTGATTGGCGGGGTGGCTCCCGGCGAGTTGCCCCGCAAGCCCCGCACAGTCGACGGCTGA
- a CDS encoding AAA family ATPase, translated as MDGPLWTERHAPTIAELPQPAVREQLRGALDEPMNLLVHGPAGAGKTAAVRAFAREAHEDHDADLIEINVADFFDLTKSELSDDPRFERFITPKRRRESSKADLINHVLKESASYAPVSGSYKTILLDNAERMRADFQQALRRVMEQYYEATQFVIATRQSSTLIPPIRSRCFPVTVREPTHDEIETVLGRIAEREGATYDDEGLEYVAGYADGDLRQAILGAQTTYENEGEITMAAAYEALGDVQTDDRVERMLTAAEEGQFRDARSELDELLIDEGHSGVEVLAAILRVGRSRYTGQRLARLHTLAGDVDLALGTGTDDRIHLSRLLAEFATTA; from the coding sequence ATGGACGGGCCGCTGTGGACCGAGCGACACGCGCCGACGATCGCGGAGTTGCCCCAGCCGGCGGTGCGCGAACAGTTGCGCGGGGCACTCGACGAGCCGATGAACCTGCTGGTCCACGGCCCGGCTGGTGCGGGCAAAACCGCGGCTGTCCGGGCCTTTGCCAGGGAGGCCCACGAAGATCACGACGCCGACCTCATCGAGATCAACGTCGCCGACTTCTTCGATCTGACCAAGAGTGAACTGTCCGACGACCCTCGGTTCGAACGATTCATCACGCCAAAACGCAGGCGGGAGTCCTCGAAGGCCGACCTGATCAATCACGTCCTCAAGGAATCGGCGAGTTACGCGCCGGTTTCGGGGTCCTACAAGACGATCTTGCTCGACAACGCCGAGCGGATGCGTGCGGACTTCCAGCAGGCCCTCCGGCGGGTCATGGAGCAGTACTACGAGGCGACGCAGTTCGTCATCGCGACCCGCCAGTCTTCGACGCTGATCCCGCCGATCCGCTCGCGATGTTTTCCCGTCACGGTCCGGGAACCGACCCACGACGAAATCGAGACCGTCCTCGGGCGGATCGCTGAGCGTGAAGGGGCGACATACGACGACGAAGGGCTCGAATACGTCGCGGGGTACGCCGACGGCGACCTCCGGCAGGCGATCCTGGGTGCACAGACGACCTACGAAAACGAGGGTGAAATCACGATGGCGGCCGCCTACGAGGCCCTCGGCGATGTCCAGACCGACGATCGCGTCGAACGCATGTTGACTGCTGCCGAGGAGGGACAGTTCCGTGACGCCCGCTCAGAACTCGACGAGCTACTGATCGACGAGGGCCACAGCGGCGTCGAGGTCCTGGCGGCGATCCTCCGGGTCGGGCGGTCGCGATACACTGGCCAGCGACTCGCCAGGCTGCACACACTCGCCGGCGACGTCGACCTGGCTCTTGGGACGGGTACCGACGATCGGATCCACTTATCGCGATTGCTGGCCGAGTTCGCGACGACAGCGTGA
- a CDS encoding ABC transporter permease: protein MDWREGIRMAVRAITGHRLRSALTVVGIVIGIATVVAFASFGASVQTDVVGEFQSTSASEVYIASGGGFLSGSGPPGAGTGFTRPVVTTHDLEQIEAIDGTRAVIPRGSVSVSALRYANDTVSIDGLTATTANAFAESIVEGRAFESGDNEIVLNEIAAEQFEPNVTVGSTIERVGEEPTSFTVVGITTGARGGLTAFGPPGPEFYVPVDPHYRTVQESPTLGIDQRAYSQVTIVVDAGRVSAVRDAIETYMQTESDAIQLLGTDGEVTVQSTEDVVGGIEAVLQDITRLITGIGVLALVVGAFGIANIMLVSVTERTNEIGIMKSMGATNREIIGLFLAESVLLGSAGAAIGIPLGLGVGYVGATYAAVGFTIPLDWVTIAIVMGISIGIVAGLYPAWRAARVDPIEALRYE, encoded by the coding sequence ATGGACTGGCGGGAGGGCATTCGGATGGCCGTCCGGGCGATCACCGGGCATCGACTCAGATCGGCACTCACCGTCGTCGGGATCGTCATCGGTATCGCGACGGTCGTCGCGTTCGCGAGCTTCGGGGCCAGTGTCCAGACCGATGTCGTCGGGGAGTTTCAGTCAACGTCGGCCAGCGAAGTCTACATCGCCTCCGGGGGCGGGTTCCTCTCTGGCTCTGGCCCACCTGGGGCAGGGACTGGGTTTACACGCCCAGTTGTCACGACACACGACCTCGAACAGATCGAGGCCATCGATGGCACCAGAGCTGTGATCCCCCGTGGCTCTGTCAGTGTGTCTGCGCTCAGGTACGCAAACGACACAGTGTCGATCGACGGTCTGACGGCGACGACTGCCAACGCCTTCGCGGAGTCGATCGTCGAGGGGCGGGCGTTCGAATCGGGTGACAACGAGATCGTCCTCAACGAGATCGCAGCCGAGCAATTCGAGCCCAACGTGACTGTCGGCAGCACGATCGAGCGCGTCGGCGAGGAACCGACGTCGTTCACCGTCGTCGGGATTACCACTGGGGCACGCGGTGGCCTGACCGCTTTCGGGCCGCCAGGGCCGGAATTTTACGTCCCAGTCGATCCCCACTACCGAACCGTCCAGGAGTCTCCGACGCTTGGCATCGATCAGCGGGCGTACTCGCAGGTGACAATCGTCGTCGACGCGGGTCGTGTCTCTGCGGTCCGGGACGCCATCGAGACCTACATGCAAACAGAATCAGACGCGATCCAACTTCTCGGCACCGACGGCGAAGTGACCGTCCAGTCGACGGAGGACGTCGTCGGTGGGATCGAGGCGGTACTGCAGGATATCACCCGGTTGATCACGGGCATCGGGGTACTGGCGCTGGTCGTCGGCGCGTTCGGGATCGCCAACATCATGCTCGTTAGCGTCACCGAACGGACCAACGAGATCGGGATTATGAAGTCGATGGGGGCGACCAACCGGGAGATCATCGGACTGTTCCTGGCCGAATCCGTGCTGCTCGGATCGGCCGGGGCCGCGATCGGGATTCCGCTCGGACTCGGTGTTGGATACGTGGGGGCCACCTACGCAGCGGTCGGATTCACGATCCCTCTCGACTGGGTTACAATCGCTATCGTCATGGGTATCTCGATCGGGATCGTTGCCGGCCTGTACCCTGCCTGGCGGGCGGCGCGTGTCGATCCGATCGAAGCACTACGATACGAGTGA
- a CDS encoding 30S ribosomal protein S24e translates to MDIEIIEEEDNPMLHRTDVRFEVVHEEATPSRLSVRDSLAAMLNKDAEEVVVHELNTKYGMRKTVGYAKVYDDPEFAREVEQEHMLERNKILLEDGDTEAEEA, encoded by the coding sequence ATGGACATCGAGATCATCGAAGAAGAGGACAATCCGATGCTGCATCGGACCGACGTCCGTTTCGAAGTCGTTCACGAGGAGGCGACGCCGTCGCGGCTCTCCGTGCGGGACTCCCTGGCGGCGATGTTGAACAAAGACGCCGAAGAAGTCGTCGTCCACGAGCTGAACACGAAGTACGGCATGCGCAAGACCGTCGGGTACGCGAAAGTCTACGACGACCCGGAGTTCGCCCGTGAGGTCGAACAAGAGCACATGCTCGAACGGAACAAGATCCTCCTCGAAGACGGCGACACCGAGGCGGAGGAGGCCTGA
- a CDS encoding bifunctional N(6)-L-threonylcarbamoyladenine synthase/serine/threonine protein kinase — MVSTDGEDAPTRILGIEGTAWAASAAVYDVTSNDVTIQTDAYEPDSGGIHPREAAEHMQSAIPQVVEQALEHARKQAVAADNDPEAPIDAVAFSRGPGLGPCLRIVATAARAVAQRLDVPLVGVNHMVAHLEIGRHQSGFESPVCLNASGANAHVLGYRNGRYRVLGETMDTGVGNAIDKFTRHLGWSHPGGPKVEAHAKSGSYVDLPYVVKGMDFSFSGIMSAAKQAVDGGAAVEDVCYSLQENIFAMLTEVSERALSLTDADELVLGGGVGQNDRLREMLGAMCEQRGADFYAPEPRFLRDNAGMIAVLGAKMYAAGDTLSIESSTVRPDFRPDDVSVSWRSGETVGSWGGAIASQTVQGAEATVTVEDGRVHKQRHPRSYRHSTLDGRLRTQRTREEARLTSEARRVGVPTPVVYDVDPQAGTLVLEYVGERDLRAELTAKRVRDVGRHLATIHDAGFVHGDPTTRNVRVAGSASEQSAAGWASGDNRRHEQDERTYLIDFGLGYYTDHAEDYAMDLHVFSQSLSGTVDDAEQLRVAAEDAYRETGERAQTVIDRLREIEGRGRYQ, encoded by the coding sequence ATGGTCTCGACCGACGGCGAAGACGCCCCGACGCGGATACTCGGCATCGAGGGAACGGCCTGGGCCGCGAGCGCGGCCGTCTACGACGTCACCAGTAACGACGTCACTATCCAGACTGATGCCTACGAGCCGGATAGCGGCGGCATTCACCCCCGAGAGGCCGCCGAGCATATGCAGTCGGCAATCCCGCAGGTCGTCGAGCAGGCACTCGAGCACGCCCGCAAGCAGGCCGTGGCCGCGGACAACGATCCCGAGGCCCCTATCGACGCCGTTGCGTTTTCCCGTGGGCCAGGGCTCGGCCCGTGTCTGCGGATCGTCGCGACGGCCGCCCGGGCGGTGGCCCAGCGTCTGGACGTGCCATTGGTCGGGGTCAATCACATGGTTGCCCATCTCGAAATCGGTCGCCACCAGTCTGGCTTCGAGTCGCCGGTCTGTCTGAACGCCTCGGGGGCCAACGCCCACGTCCTGGGGTATCGAAACGGCCGGTATCGCGTGCTGGGTGAGACGATGGACACCGGCGTCGGCAACGCCATCGACAAGTTCACCCGGCACCTGGGCTGGTCACACCCTGGTGGCCCGAAAGTCGAGGCCCACGCCAAGTCGGGGTCGTACGTCGATCTCCCCTACGTCGTCAAGGGGATGGACTTCTCGTTTTCGGGGATCATGAGTGCCGCCAAACAAGCCGTCGATGGTGGCGCGGCGGTCGAAGACGTCTGCTATTCCCTGCAGGAGAATATCTTCGCGATGTTGACGGAAGTCAGCGAGCGCGCTCTCTCGTTGACAGACGCCGACGAACTCGTACTCGGCGGTGGCGTCGGCCAGAACGATCGCCTCCGGGAGATGCTCGGCGCAATGTGTGAGCAACGCGGCGCGGACTTTTATGCGCCCGAGCCCCGATTTCTCCGGGACAACGCGGGTATGATCGCCGTCCTCGGTGCGAAGATGTACGCCGCGGGCGACACGTTGTCGATCGAGTCCTCGACGGTCCGGCCGGACTTTCGCCCGGATGACGTCTCTGTCAGTTGGCGGTCCGGCGAGACCGTTGGCTCCTGGGGTGGAGCGATAGCTAGCCAAACGGTCCAGGGTGCCGAAGCGACCGTCACCGTCGAGGACGGGCGCGTGCACAAGCAGCGCCACCCCCGGAGCTACCGCCACTCGACGCTCGATGGCCGGTTGCGTACCCAGCGGACTCGCGAGGAGGCGCGACTGACCAGCGAGGCCCGGCGTGTGGGCGTGCCGACGCCGGTCGTCTACGACGTCGATCCGCAGGCGGGAACGCTGGTGCTCGAGTACGTCGGGGAGCGGGACCTGCGTGCGGAACTGACTGCCAAGCGCGTGCGTGACGTTGGCCGCCATCTGGCGACGATCCACGATGCGGGGTTCGTCCACGGCGACCCGACGACGCGCAACGTCAGGGTCGCGGGCAGCGCGAGCGAACAGAGTGCCGCCGGATGGGCGAGCGGTGACAACCGGCGCCACGAGCAGGACGAACGGACCTACCTGATCGACTTCGGGCTGGGATACTACACCGATCACGCGGAAGATTACGCGATGGACCTCCACGTCTTCTCTCAGTCACTGTCGGGGACGGTCGACGACGCCGAGCAGTTGCGAGTCGCCGCCGAAGACGCGTATCGTGAGACCGGCGAGCGAGCACAGACTGTCATCGATCGTCTCCGAGAGATCGAAGGCCGCGGCCGGTATCAGTGA